A single region of the Oenococcus kitaharae DSM 17330 genome encodes:
- a CDS encoding C40 family peptidase encodes MKKASLKSKALLTAISALSVTGTAVVAAQAKMYTVKAGDSLWSLSQKSGLSVSELASHNNIVNPNLIVAGQTLDIPDQASSAAATPAQQAASSSTAAVATAPAANSGSVKTISYTVKAGDSLWQIAQNTGAQVNDLLQSNGGKSLITIGQVLQIKLPADSQAAPASSAPAAASSAAASSAQSAYNSSVAASQAAATAAASAYDASSAAAASAAASKPASAAPVKPAAPAKLGVSAQSGSVTAIINLALQLSRQGIPYVWGGHTTAGFDCSGLVSYVFQHAAGISMTPYTVSQEGYVSKHAVSAAKPGDLLFWGNAGATYHVAIYIGNNQYVAAPVPGRNVEVQTISRYFMPSFAGTVIK; translated from the coding sequence ATGAAAAAAGCTTCTTTAAAATCCAAAGCATTGCTCACAGCTATTTCGGCATTGAGCGTCACTGGTACAGCAGTTGTTGCTGCCCAGGCTAAAATGTATACGGTTAAAGCCGGTGATTCACTCTGGTCTCTCTCGCAAAAAAGTGGTTTAAGCGTCAGTGAACTGGCCAGCCACAATAATATTGTCAATCCAAATTTGATTGTTGCCGGCCAAACGCTCGACATTCCTGATCAGGCGTCTTCGGCTGCTGCCACACCAGCTCAGCAGGCAGCATCATCATCCACTGCCGCTGTTGCAACGGCACCAGCAGCTAACAGCGGATCTGTCAAGACCATCAGTTATACAGTTAAAGCCGGTGATTCTCTATGGCAGATTGCACAGAATACAGGTGCTCAGGTAAATGATCTGCTTCAGTCAAATGGCGGCAAGAGCCTGATCACAATAGGGCAAGTGCTCCAGATTAAGCTGCCTGCAGACAGTCAGGCCGCACCTGCCAGCAGTGCACCGGCGGCAGCTAGTTCTGCTGCTGCATCATCTGCACAAAGTGCCTATAATTCATCAGTTGCTGCTAGTCAGGCAGCTGCGACAGCCGCAGCAAGTGCTTACGATGCTTCTTCAGCAGCCGCAGCAAGTGCTGCAGCCAGCAAACCAGCAAGTGCAGCGCCGGTTAAGCCTGCTGCACCTGCAAAACTAGGTGTTTCTGCACAAAGCGGCAGCGTTACAGCGATTATTAATCTGGCTTTGCAGCTGTCAAGGCAAGGGATTCCTTACGTTTGGGGTGGACATACAACAGCAGGCTTTGACTGTTCCGGTCTGGTTTCTTATGTTTTCCAGCATGCTGCCGGCATTTCGATGACCCCATATACTGTTTCACAAGAAGGCTATGTGTCTAAACATGCTGTGTCAGCGGCTAAACCTGGCGATTTATTATTCTGGGGAAATGCTGGTGCTACTTACCATGTCGCCATTTATATCGGGAATAACCAATATGTGGCTGCACCGGTTCCTGGCCGAAACGTCGAAGTTCAGACAATTTCAAGGTACTTCATGCCGAGTTTTGCAGGTACGGTTATCAAATAA
- a CDS encoding YitT family protein, whose product MTKIRRIQNKIPQLLLQLLILVFTAFLEVIAMNMFLTPSHIFTGGFNGISQLLSLASRHLFAYQINTGIFLLVSSLVIGVVGWKLVGSRFTILSTANSIFTSLLILYVPVIDVAKNSLLASLFSGVLVGMATGLSMRFGFSTGGMDIIAMIVQKKTGRSVGVISNTINAAIVLIAGMFIGWPNALYTLIGIFASGQVIDAIYTGQRKLTALIVTEKADLLTKTLQKELVRGITILPSVGAFSHHQSSTLMMVINRVELYDMENIVRDIDPHAFIDILSTISVSGLWLDADRQADIKNRKVDKDAIHSN is encoded by the coding sequence ATGACAAAGATTAGAAGAATTCAAAATAAAATTCCTCAGCTGCTTTTGCAGCTGCTGATTCTCGTGTTTACAGCTTTTTTAGAAGTTATTGCGATGAATATGTTTTTGACGCCCAGTCATATTTTTACAGGCGGCTTTAATGGTATTTCGCAGCTGCTGTCTTTAGCCAGCCGCCACTTATTTGCCTATCAGATTAATACAGGAATTTTCTTGCTGGTCAGCAGTTTGGTTATCGGTGTCGTTGGCTGGAAACTAGTCGGATCGCGTTTTACGATTCTTAGCACGGCCAACTCTATTTTCACGTCTTTGCTGATTTTGTATGTGCCTGTCATTGACGTTGCCAAAAACAGTTTGCTGGCGTCATTATTTTCCGGTGTCTTAGTCGGTATGGCAACGGGATTATCGATGCGTTTTGGCTTTTCTACTGGCGGCATGGACATTATTGCTATGATTGTCCAGAAGAAGACGGGGCGTTCAGTCGGTGTGATCAGCAATACGATTAACGCGGCAATTGTGCTGATTGCCGGGATGTTTATCGGCTGGCCGAACGCTTTGTATACCTTAATCGGAATTTTTGCCAGCGGGCAGGTGATTGATGCTATTTATACCGGCCAGCGCAAGCTCACAGCCTTGATTGTCACTGAAAAAGCTGATTTACTAACGAAAACGCTGCAAAAAGAGCTGGTACGCGGTATTACGATACTGCCGTCGGTTGGTGCTTTTTCGCATCATCAGTCATCGACACTGATGATGGTAATTAACCGCGTAGAGCTATATGATATGGAGAATATCGTCCGTGACATCGATCCGCATGCTTTTATTGATATTCTTAGTACAATATCTGTCAGCGGCCTTTGGCTGGATGCGGACAGACAGGCAGATATTAAAAACAGAAAGGTGGACAAAGATGCCATACATTCAAATTGA
- the rpsP gene encoding 30S ribosomal protein S16, which yields MSVKIRLHLMGTKKRPFYRVVVADSRARRDGRFIEEVGYYNPIVTPAEIKLNEDEIFAWLMKGAQPTDTVRSFLSNAGLMKKVHEAKLAAKKAAK from the coding sequence ATGTCTGTTAAAATCCGTTTGCATTTAATGGGAACCAAGAAGCGTCCCTTCTACCGTGTTGTTGTCGCTGATTCCCGTGCTCGCCGTGATGGCCGTTTCATCGAAGAAGTCGGCTACTATAACCCAATCGTTACACCTGCTGAAATTAAGCTGAATGAAGATGAAATCTTCGCTTGGCTTATGAAAGGCGCGCAGCCGACTGATACTGTTCGCAGTTTCTTGTCTAATGCTGGTCTTATGAAGAAGGTTCACGAAGCCAAATTAGCGGCTAAAAAAGCCGCTAAGTAA
- the typA gene encoding translational GTPase TypA, translated as MVKTRENIRNIAIIAHVDHGKTTLVNEMLKQSDTFDSHTQIADRAMDTNPIEKERGITILSKTTAIKVGDKQINIVDTPGHADFGGEVERIMTMVDGVLLVVDAFEGTMPQTRFVLKKAFEQHLTPIVIINKVDRPGARPLEVVDEVLDLFIELGADDSMLEFPVIYASAMNGTSSFSPVVSKQEHTMKPIFDTVFKTIPAPIDNSDEPLQFQVAMLDYNEFVGRIGIGRVVRGKIKVGDNVTVMKLDGSQKNFRVTRLMGFLGLKRIDINQAEAGDLIAVSGMEEINVGETVSAADHPEALPPLRIDPPTLQMTFRTNDSPFAGKEGKFVTARQLEDRLKQELHTDVSLRVDDTDMPGIWTVSGRGELHLSILIETLRREGYELQAGRPKVIYREINGQRCEPFEDVQIDTPEEYSGAIIQALSERKGEMLNMEPQGNGQTRLHFVAPSRGLIGYSNEFLSSTRGYGIYNHTFLDYRPVITGWNPGRRNGTLVAISQGTVTTYAIMQIEDRGTVFVDPGTEVYEGMIVGSNSRENDISVNITRMKAQSNVRSSTKDQTAIIKTPTHLTLEESIEFLNDDELVEVTPEHTRLRKIILQTNEREKVGRHKGN; from the coding sequence ATGGTAAAAACACGAGAAAATATTAGAAATATTGCGATTATTGCCCATGTCGATCATGGTAAGACGACCTTAGTTAACGAGATGCTGAAGCAGTCGGATACTTTTGACTCTCATACTCAGATTGCTGACCGTGCAATGGATACAAATCCAATTGAAAAGGAACGCGGCATTACGATTTTGTCAAAGACGACAGCAATCAAAGTCGGCGATAAACAGATTAACATCGTTGATACACCTGGACATGCGGACTTTGGTGGTGAAGTTGAGCGAATCATGACCATGGTTGATGGGGTGCTTTTGGTCGTGGATGCGTTTGAAGGCACGATGCCGCAGACACGTTTTGTGCTGAAAAAAGCATTTGAACAACATTTGACCCCGATTGTCATTATTAATAAAGTTGACCGTCCTGGTGCTCGTCCTTTGGAAGTTGTTGACGAGGTTTTGGATCTCTTTATTGAACTTGGTGCAGATGATTCAATGCTGGAATTCCCAGTTATTTACGCATCAGCTATGAATGGCACGAGCAGCTTTTCACCAGTTGTCAGCAAGCAGGAACATACGATGAAGCCGATTTTTGATACGGTATTCAAGACGATTCCGGCACCGATTGATAATTCTGATGAACCTTTGCAGTTCCAAGTGGCTATGCTGGACTATAACGAATTTGTCGGCCGTATTGGAATTGGCCGTGTTGTTCGTGGCAAGATCAAAGTTGGCGACAACGTCACAGTTATGAAGCTGGACGGGTCTCAGAAGAATTTCCGTGTCACACGTTTGATGGGCTTTTTGGGACTGAAGCGTATTGATATCAACCAAGCCGAAGCGGGGGATTTGATCGCTGTTTCCGGTATGGAAGAAATTAATGTTGGTGAGACGGTTTCAGCCGCTGATCATCCTGAAGCCTTGCCGCCATTGAGAATTGACCCGCCAACGCTGCAGATGACATTCCGTACGAACGATTCGCCTTTTGCAGGCAAAGAGGGTAAGTTTGTCACTGCCCGCCAGCTAGAAGACCGTCTTAAGCAGGAACTTCATACCGATGTCTCACTGCGTGTTGACGATACTGACATGCCAGGTATTTGGACAGTTTCTGGCCGAGGCGAACTGCATTTGTCGATTTTAATTGAAACGCTGCGTCGTGAAGGCTATGAATTACAAGCTGGTCGTCCAAAGGTTATCTATCGTGAAATTAATGGTCAGCGCTGCGAGCCATTTGAAGATGTTCAAATCGACACACCAGAAGAGTATTCCGGTGCTATCATTCAAGCCTTATCTGAAAGAAAAGGCGAGATGCTGAACATGGAACCACAAGGTAATGGCCAGACACGTCTACACTTCGTTGCGCCATCTCGCGGCTTGATTGGTTATTCTAACGAATTTTTGAGTTCAACACGCGGCTATGGTATTTATAACCATACTTTCTTGGATTATCGACCAGTGATCACAGGATGGAATCCAGGCCGTCGTAACGGTACATTGGTTGCTATCAGCCAAGGAACTGTGACAACTTATGCGATCATGCAGATTGAAGATCGTGGAACTGTTTTTGTTGATCCTGGTACAGAAGTTTATGAAGGCATGATTGTTGGCTCTAATTCACGTGAAAATGATATTTCAGTTAATATCACACGAATGAAAGCACAAAGTAACGTTCGTTCTTCGACGAAGGATCAGACAGCCATTATTAAGACGCCAACACATCTGACATTGGAAGAATCAATCGAATTCTTGAATGACGATGAATTGGTCGAAGTGACACCTGAGCATACGCGTCTGCGCAAGATTATTCTGCAGACTAACGAGCGTGAAAAAGTGGGCCGTCATAAGGGCAACTAA
- a CDS encoding prepilin peptidase, whose translation MLILVFILGACMASFIMCLADRLNRQISLGGFSFCNNCQHRLSWLISAGHCRYCRCSVPIHYPAFEACFGMLFIIFSDQFDWLVLICLLLLLSCEDLYDRRAHAAILYPVIIFELVCHWQLETVASLLAITLFCSFFICYRQSMGSGDLPVLLILYLMVEPITFATTIMLASLSAIVGCCVKKVQILPLIPFLSAAVIVVKLFVYNN comes from the coding sequence GTGCTGATACTTGTTTTTATTTTAGGTGCCTGTATGGCTTCTTTTATTATGTGCTTAGCGGATCGGCTTAATCGGCAGATCAGCCTAGGAGGTTTTTCTTTTTGCAATAACTGTCAGCATCGCTTAAGCTGGCTGATTTCAGCAGGACACTGTCGATATTGCCGCTGCAGTGTTCCGATACATTACCCTGCTTTCGAAGCTTGTTTTGGCATGTTATTCATCATATTTTCTGACCAGTTTGATTGGCTGGTTTTAATCTGCCTGCTCTTATTGTTAAGCTGCGAAGATTTATACGACCGTCGGGCTCATGCTGCTATTCTATATCCAGTCATTATTTTCGAATTAGTCTGCCATTGGCAATTAGAAACAGTAGCCTCGCTGCTAGCCATCACACTATTCTGCAGTTTTTTTATTTGTTATCGGCAGTCTATGGGCAGCGGTGATCTCCCGGTTCTGTTAATCCTTTACCTAATGGTAGAGCCGATTACTTTTGCGACCACAATTATGTTAGCCAGTCTATCGGCGATCGTCGGCTGCTGTGTGAAAAAAGTCCAAATACTGCCCTTGATTCCGTTTTTAAGTGCTGCTGTCATTGTTGTCAAACTATTTGTATATAACAATTAG
- a CDS encoding 2-hydroxymuconate tautomerase: MPYIQIDMLEGRSAEQIKKVVKDITEVMVNDANASADAVNIVVRESRKDHIAVGGVLKSEM, encoded by the coding sequence ATGCCATACATTCAAATTGATATGCTGGAAGGGCGCTCTGCTGAGCAGATTAAGAAGGTTGTTAAAGACATTACAGAAGTGATGGTCAACGATGCCAATGCATCAGCTGATGCAGTCAACATTGTCGTACGCGAATCCCGTAAAGACCATATCGCAGTCGGCGGTGTTCTTAAATCGGAGATGTAA
- a CDS encoding methylated-DNA--[protein]-cysteine S-methyltransferase: protein METQGQPQIYYASLPFQDWSFSYFYTDKGLVFTTFQADALDAFDKRFDKAGVPLLQSNTAADQQFSAYFAGRQTKIDLSIDWHFLSLSDFSRQVLKVLQTVTHRISYSELADRVGKAKAVRAVASAVGKNPVEVVIACHRIVRQSGELGQYRDGVIIKRALLELEGQVGQTASRKNY, encoded by the coding sequence ATGGAAACGCAAGGCCAGCCACAAATTTATTACGCGTCACTGCCTTTTCAAGACTGGTCATTCAGTTATTTTTACACTGATAAAGGGTTGGTTTTCACGACTTTTCAAGCCGACGCTCTGGACGCTTTTGACAAACGCTTTGATAAAGCCGGAGTTCCATTACTGCAATCAAATACTGCAGCTGATCAGCAGTTTTCAGCTTACTTTGCTGGCCGCCAAACCAAGATAGATTTATCGATTGATTGGCATTTTTTGTCTTTGAGCGATTTCAGCCGACAAGTGCTGAAAGTTTTGCAGACGGTTACACACAGAATCAGCTATAGTGAACTAGCAGATAGGGTTGGAAAAGCAAAAGCGGTACGGGCAGTGGCGAGCGCGGTTGGCAAAAATCCTGTTGAAGTCGTGATTGCCTGCCACCGGATTGTCCGCCAATCCGGTGAATTGGGTCAGTACCGAGATGGTGTTATCATCAAACGGGCGTTATTGGAATTGGAGGGACAAGTTGGCCAAACTGCGAGTCGGAAAAATTATTAA
- the def gene encoding peptide deformylase — MEDIVRDGNPILRAQAAPVTFPLDPQVKELGHRMLEFLEVSQDKEENEKYHLRPGVGLAGPQVDKSLQMTALLIPALNPEEDPAPYFKGIVFNPQITRESVKRAALEAGEGCLSKDEDTPGIVLRADKITVEYDDESGQHHSIRLKDYPAIVFQHEIDHLRGIMYYDHINNLDPWTVAEDVVLIK; from the coding sequence ATGGAAGATATTGTACGTGATGGAAACCCAATATTACGCGCTCAGGCAGCGCCCGTGACATTTCCGCTAGATCCTCAAGTCAAGGAACTGGGGCACCGGATGCTCGAGTTTTTAGAGGTTTCCCAAGATAAAGAAGAAAATGAAAAATACCACCTCAGGCCAGGTGTCGGACTCGCCGGCCCGCAAGTCGATAAGTCCTTGCAAATGACCGCTCTGCTGATCCCGGCCTTAAATCCAGAAGAAGACCCGGCTCCTTACTTCAAAGGAATCGTCTTCAACCCGCAAATTACGCGAGAATCAGTGAAAAGAGCCGCTCTGGAAGCCGGAGAAGGTTGCCTATCCAAAGATGAGGATACACCTGGAATTGTGCTGAGAGCCGATAAAATTACCGTAGAATACGATGATGAAAGCGGCCAGCACCACTCCATCCGATTGAAAGATTATCCAGCAATTGTGTTCCAGCACGAGATCGATCATTTGCGCGGCATCATGTATTACGACCACATTAACAACTTGGATCCTTGGACAGTTGCCGAAGATGTTGTCTTGATAAAATAA
- the rimM gene encoding ribosome maturation factor RimM (Essential for efficient processing of 16S rRNA): protein MAKLRVGKIINTHGIKGELKIDVVTDFPDQRFAKKAKLFVSDKELTILTSRPFHQFWLVTFAGYEDINLVEQYKGQDIFVDESVSQPKTLPGEFFVSQILGLQAVDENGRVIGQIVDSFHTGANDVWTIKKTNGKEILIPYIDQVVKKVDLAGRQVTIDLLEGLDED, encoded by the coding sequence TTGGCCAAACTGCGAGTCGGAAAAATTATTAACACACATGGCATCAAAGGTGAATTGAAGATCGACGTGGTCACAGATTTTCCGGATCAGCGTTTTGCTAAAAAGGCCAAATTATTTGTGTCTGATAAAGAATTAACTATTTTGACCAGCCGGCCATTCCACCAATTTTGGCTTGTGACATTTGCCGGCTACGAAGATATTAATTTAGTCGAACAGTATAAAGGGCAGGATATTTTTGTGGATGAATCAGTCTCTCAGCCAAAGACGCTGCCGGGTGAATTTTTTGTGTCTCAGATTCTCGGCCTGCAGGCAGTGGATGAAAACGGCCGCGTTATTGGCCAAATTGTTGACAGTTTTCATACTGGTGCCAACGATGTTTGGACGATTAAAAAGACTAACGGCAAGGAAATTCTTATTCCTTACATTGATCAGGTCGTGAAAAAAGTTGATCTGGCTGGCAGGCAGGTTACAATCGACTTGCTGGAGGGCCTTGATGAAGATTGA
- a CDS encoding DNA polymerase III subunit alpha: MAATVMSDAYPNYDPRVRDQFIRNYRDRGMMKWGGFYLSDHTRVIEKKDKSRRANEKRRLQKQMDFQKISANLFNAFANEKEVSVQLAEENKDHYVAQTIVGFVQGYGDDGIVIAGQVIAFEDIWNCRIIN, encoded by the coding sequence ATGGCGGCAACAGTTATGAGTGATGCTTATCCTAATTATGATCCTCGGGTTCGTGACCAATTTATCCGCAATTATCGCGATCGCGGCATGATGAAATGGGGTGGTTTTTATTTATCCGACCATACGCGCGTGATCGAAAAAAAAGATAAAAGCCGGCGAGCAAACGAGAAACGCCGTTTACAAAAACAAATGGATTTCCAGAAGATTTCAGCTAATTTATTTAACGCTTTTGCTAACGAAAAAGAGGTCAGCGTGCAGCTGGCCGAGGAAAACAAGGATCACTATGTGGCTCAGACGATTGTGGGATTTGTTCAAGGATATGGTGACGATGGTATTGTGATTGCTGGACAGGTGATTGCTTTTGAAGATATCTGGAATTGCCGTATCATTAACTAA
- the trmD gene encoding tRNA (guanosine(37)-N1)-methyltransferase TrmD: MKIDVLSLFPEMFDPLRQSMIGKALEKGIIDFKVTNFRDYTLNKQKHVDDLVYGGGAGMLLTPQPIFSAMSAIEADNQGDRGHVILVDPAGKRFDHQTAQRLSKYEHLTFISGHYEGYDNRIRQLVDEEISLGDYVLTGGELPTMVIIDATVRFLDDVLGNADSAEDDSFQNGLLEEPQYTRPADFQGMKVPDVLISGDHEKIRRWRLKESLRRTYLRRPDLLAHRQLTKEERDFLDDIKYEESLDSKQ; encoded by the coding sequence ATGAAGATTGATGTGCTGAGCTTGTTTCCGGAAATGTTCGACCCGCTGCGCCAATCGATGATCGGCAAGGCCTTGGAAAAGGGGATTATCGATTTTAAAGTCACAAATTTTCGTGACTATACGTTAAATAAGCAGAAACACGTTGATGATCTGGTCTATGGCGGCGGTGCGGGGATGCTGTTGACGCCGCAACCGATTTTTTCAGCCATGTCGGCCATTGAAGCTGATAATCAAGGTGACCGCGGACATGTGATTTTAGTCGATCCAGCAGGTAAACGCTTCGATCATCAGACAGCTCAACGCTTATCCAAATACGAGCATCTGACCTTTATTTCCGGCCATTATGAAGGCTATGACAATCGTATCCGCCAGCTTGTCGACGAAGAAATCAGCCTCGGCGACTACGTGCTGACGGGCGGCGAACTGCCAACCATGGTTATTATTGATGCCACGGTACGTTTTTTGGATGATGTATTAGGCAATGCCGATTCGGCCGAAGATGATAGTTTCCAAAACGGTTTACTAGAGGAACCACAGTATACACGACCGGCCGATTTTCAGGGCATGAAAGTACCGGATGTGTTAATCAGCGGCGATCATGAGAAAATCCGGCGTTGGCGTCTAAAAGAATCTTTGCGGCGGACTTATCTGCGGCGGCCAGACCTCTTAGCACATAGGCAGCTGACTAAAGAAGAACGCGATTTTCTTGATGATATTAAATATGAAGAATCCCTTGATTCTAAACAGTGA
- the rplS gene encoding 50S ribosomal protein L19: MKQNQVLEKLTQSQLRTDIPDFRPGDNVKVYARIVEGERERVQLFEGVVVKRKGFGITASYTVRKVSSGVGVERTFPLNSPRVDKIEVTRRGHVRRAKLYYLRALRGKAARIKENLNFKGTAKKTASK; the protein is encoded by the coding sequence ATGAAACAGAACCAAGTATTAGAAAAGCTGACGCAGTCACAGTTGCGTACCGACATTCCAGACTTTCGTCCTGGAGACAATGTTAAGGTTTATGCCCGTATTGTCGAAGGCGAACGTGAACGTGTCCAATTGTTTGAAGGCGTTGTCGTTAAGCGCAAGGGATTTGGTATCACAGCCAGCTATACCGTTAGAAAAGTATCTTCCGGTGTTGGCGTGGAACGTACCTTCCCGCTAAACTCACCACGTGTTGATAAGATCGAGGTTACTCGCCGCGGTCACGTCCGTCGTGCTAAGTTGTATTATTTGCGGGCACTTCGCGGTAAGGCAGCTCGTATTAAGGAAAACCTTAATTTTAAGGGCACCGCCAAGAAGACTGCATCAAAGTAA
- a CDS encoding DUF3114 domain-containing protein: MTKQTSNFIKIGDPKFIQDWQFEKSQDAQIVLRRMLDASVFQKESDIRQTSLSALFDRRLSPTDPFWQQFAQLVQQAFPLGLFDQHLSPAEKDLAKRVHQFRYLIDSWLVSYVRSLPGQTSDRQKLIDYLRIAPAAKGRWSIGSPRLHEKELRTDLAGHTRFYLKKVNYKILIGFHVEFILSEDDCFLTVLSSESAEIVNGASFNFADGNDYHANQTTAWNHWHSQHFNLDIEPVSHYDPEFRLALLKEYHAPCLTEFSRGRLMRSSIKARSARLAKEFMHSVNEN; encoded by the coding sequence ATGACAAAACAAACATCGAATTTCATAAAAATCGGCGATCCAAAATTTATCCAAGATTGGCAATTTGAAAAAAGCCAGGACGCTCAGATCGTTTTACGACGAATGCTGGATGCTAGTGTTTTTCAAAAGGAGAGCGACATCCGCCAGACTTCTTTGAGTGCACTGTTCGATAGACGTTTATCACCAACTGATCCTTTTTGGCAGCAGTTTGCTCAGCTTGTCCAGCAGGCATTTCCCTTGGGGCTTTTTGATCAGCATTTAAGCCCAGCAGAAAAAGATTTGGCCAAACGCGTGCATCAATTCAGGTATTTGATCGACAGTTGGTTAGTCAGCTATGTTCGCAGTCTGCCAGGGCAAACCAGTGATCGTCAAAAGCTCATCGATTATCTGAGGATCGCCCCAGCCGCTAAGGGGCGCTGGTCTATTGGCAGCCCCCGTTTGCACGAAAAAGAATTGCGAACAGATTTAGCCGGGCATACGCGTTTTTATCTAAAAAAGGTCAACTATAAAATCCTCATCGGCTTTCATGTAGAATTCATTTTGTCAGAAGATGACTGTTTCCTAACTGTTTTGTCCTCAGAATCGGCAGAGATTGTCAATGGTGCTTCTTTTAATTTTGCTGACGGCAATGATTATCATGCTAATCAAACGACTGCTTGGAACCATTGGCATAGCCAGCATTTTAATTTAGATATCGAACCTGTGTCGCACTACGATCCGGAGTTTCGTTTAGCACTTTTGAAAGAGTATCATGCACCGTGTTTAACGGAATTTTCACGGGGTCGTTTAATGCGGTCGTCGATTAAAGCCAGAAGTGCACGTCTGGCAAAGGAATTCATGCACAGTGTTAATGAAAACTGA
- a CDS encoding LacI family DNA-binding transcriptional regulator — translation MVTIKEIAKLVNLSPTTVSNVIHGHKGKVSAENYKKINLALKDTNYISNMGGRLLGHHGSKIIAVILNFDRRAEVNIVSDPFYDQIIGFLEEEIRKQGYFMMLYTSGSVVESLRLAAAWDIEGLIILGSLPEDAKKFIQQQQRPLAFIDTYVDESFMKDGFINVGLQDFQGGYDITKYLISLGHRKIAFFADGDHLIGVDEKRFLGYKQALSEAGINFQQKDFFALDYRAEKRHAFLKEISQDQLKNYTALVFTSDFLAADAINVFYDNGIQIPRDFSITGFDHNIFSEQIRPKLTTIGQNVNQKAVLAVDYLVERIQSKHAGQKINILLETELIVQGSTAKIPETV, via the coding sequence ATGGTAACAATAAAGGAAATAGCTAAACTTGTTAACTTAAGCCCCACTACGGTTTCAAATGTCATCCATGGTCACAAAGGGAAAGTTTCAGCTGAAAATTACAAAAAAATCAATTTAGCCCTAAAAGACACGAATTATATTTCTAATATGGGTGGTCGCTTGTTAGGACATCATGGTTCAAAAATTATTGCTGTCATTTTAAATTTCGATCGCCGTGCTGAAGTCAATATCGTCTCTGATCCGTTTTATGATCAAATTATTGGTTTTCTTGAGGAAGAAATTCGCAAGCAAGGCTATTTTATGATGCTCTATACTTCCGGAAGTGTTGTAGAAAGTCTCCGTTTGGCGGCTGCTTGGGACATTGAAGGGTTGATTATTCTCGGGTCGCTTCCAGAGGATGCCAAAAAATTCATCCAACAGCAGCAAAGGCCTCTAGCTTTTATTGACACTTATGTTGACGAATCCTTTATGAAGGATGGCTTTATCAATGTCGGACTGCAGGATTTCCAAGGCGGCTATGATATCACGAAATACCTGATCAGTCTGGGGCATCGCAAAATTGCTTTCTTTGCGGATGGTGACCACTTAATTGGCGTGGATGAAAAACGTTTCTTAGGCTATAAGCAGGCTTTATCTGAAGCAGGCATTAATTTTCAGCAGAAAGATTTTTTTGCCTTAGATTATCGCGCGGAAAAACGGCATGCTTTTTTGAAAGAAATTAGTCAAGATCAGTTAAAGAATTATACAGCTTTAGTTTTCACTTCGGATTTTCTAGCAGCAGATGCAATAAATGTTTTTTATGATAATGGCATTCAGATCCCTAGAGATTTCTCGATCACGGGTTTTGATCACAATATTTTTTCGGAACAAATTCGTCCAAAATTGACGACAATCGGTCAAAATGTGAATCAGAAGGCAGTACTTGCGGTGGATTATCTAGTGGAAAGAATTCAGAGCAAACATGCTGGTCAAAAAATTAACATTTTATTGGAAACAGAATTAATTGTGCAGGGAAGCACAGCGAAGATACCTGAAACCGTCTGA